The Pseudobacteriovorax antillogorgiicola nucleotide sequence ACTCGGTATCGGCTAGCTGCCCATGCCTACGTAATTGCTAGCACCGTTCTCCTGATAAGTGTTCCATTGCGGAATCCAGGAATCTTCCACACATTTGTAACTGTCTCGTTCTTCTATATTCTATCAATCTACATCGTTACGGTTTTTAATCGCCCGACGAACATCCTATGGGTCCTAGGCATTGCTGTTGCATGCTATTACTTATGCGAACTCGCAGAGATGCCAACCCTCACCACGATCAATGCGATAGCTACCTTGCTGATGATTTCAAGCCTTACAACTCTCTTGAATCACCTTAGGAAACGAAACTTTGACAAGCGTTTGAACATGGAGTCACAGGTCACCGAGCAAAGGCTCAATATTGAATATCTGAAAAAAACTGAAGCCAGCAATAAGCTGATGCTACTTGGTGAGATATCAAGCGGCATTGCTCATGAGATCAAGAACCCACTAACTGCAATCGCAGGCAAAGCGTTGGTACTAAAGACCCGAGCATCCAACGGTAAACTCACCCATGATGAGTGTATTCGCCACACCGAACAAATCCTTAAAACTGTTGAGTTGGTTAGTAAAATCATTACCAACGTGCAACGTATGGCACATAGCGGTGACCAGAGTCAGAGAGAGGTGAAGCCACTTCAAAGTATGATACAAACCGCTGTTGAAATGACTCGTGAAAAGCTAAGGCGATATCAAGTAAACCTAGAGGAACCCAAAATCGACCCTAGTATTCGCCTCAACTGTGACGAGGTCCAGATAACACAGGTTATGATCAACCTTATCTCTAATGCGATTGATGCTGTCGCCGCACTTGATAAAAAGTGGATCAGAATTGAAGCTCATCGAGAAGATCCTGGAGATCATATATTCGTCCGCTTTATTGACAGTGGCCAAGGAATTCCCCGAGACATCCAGCGGAAGATCATGACACCATTCTATACAACGAAGAGTCAAGGGGAAGGCACTGGTATGGGCTTAAGCTTCTGTCGCAGAATCATAGAACAGCACGATGGGGAATTTGGTATCGACACTTCGTTTCCCAATACATGTTTCTATTTTCGACTTGCCATCACCGATGTCAAAGCAGTTGAAAGGCAGGCGAGTTAAAAAGTGTTCTCATAGTGAAGCCACTACATCGAAATATGATGATTATGAGCTACATAGCAAACTTAGTTCAAGAAATGGAACTTTGAATGATCATACGTGGAAACCAGATAAAAAGTTTTAGCCTTCTCTGGATTTTCTATTCCATGTTTATTGTGGCCTACGGCCACACGGAAAGTTTCAACAAGATAAGAATAGAGAAGTTCCCCCAGGATTATGACAGTTATAGCTATGAAGAGCGTCTAGCTTGGATCTTATCCAATACCAATAAGCTCACTGTATGGGAACGAGAGTACTTTCAGAAAAGAGAATCTATAGATCGAGCAATTACCCTCAATGACTTCAATAAAGCTGCTAAAAATTGTTCCAGCTTTCGCCCTTTCCCGGATGACTTTTACGCACGAATCTCATGCGTTGATGCCTTTGAGGGCAAAAAGGATAATAAGCAGTTGGTTGCTGAAATGGAGCTTATCCTGGAAGATGCTCTTGACTATGGAAGTGACAACGACATTATCACTACCTATGCAGGCCTCGGGTGGTTTCAGTCCCTCATTGGCGACACGGGAGAAGCACTGGACAGCTATCAGAAAGCCTTATCCTATGCTGGGAGTAAACTGTCAAGTAAAAGCATCCTTATTAAATATAACATTGCCACGATCTATATTATTCATGGGGATGAAGCCCTTATCCAAAAGGGAATTAACCTGCTACAGGAGGTTATAGAATATTCAAAGAAACGGAGTCGAGAGCTAATCATTAGCAGCGGTGAAAAGGAGGAGCTGAGAAGAGACATTGCGATGGCATCTCATAACATTGGTGTTGCCTATGCCTTACATCTTAATGAATATGAAGAAGCCATACCCCTCTTTCAAAGAGCTATGCAAGAAGAAGGTTGGCAGTTCGAATCAGCAAGCTTCGGCGCCCTTTCAGCTGCCTATATTGGAAACGTTTCGTTAGCAAAAGAACTTCTGGACCATGCGAACAAGGCAAAAAGTAAACACACTGTTCGCAAGAAGTACTTCGCTTGCTACCATGCACTCACGGTCAGAAAGTGGCAGCCAGATCGTTCGCTAACAGACTGCTTACACCTTGACCCTGAGACGTCACTTGAGGTACTTATCGATGTTAACAAAAGACTTTTAGAGTATCGAGATACTGAGATTGAAGTGGCAGCCCTTAGAAATTTCGTTACTATGTATCTTGATCGCATTGAACCCGAATATCGCAATAGAATCGGCAGATCAGCATCTCGTCTAGAACTTCGCCGTCTAGAGTATGAAAATCGTCTCAAAGATGAGAAGATTGAATTTGCCGATAAAGTCAAAAAGCTACTTTATGCTGTCCTTATCATTTCCCTGCTACTGCTGATATTTTTGATCATCACCTTAAAGGCTTATAGAGTCATAAAACAGCAATCCAAACGATTGAGGGTTCAGTCCGCAAACTTTGAAAAGGTTCTAAGTCATATCGATGAGGGCATAGTTAGAATCGGTAAGCGCTTAACCCTACTTCCAGCTCATTCCCAAGCTGCAGAGAAGATTCTCGGTAGCGATCCTCAAAATCTCTCCATTCCCTCATTACTCAATCACCTCGGCTTTAGTTCAGATACAGTGAATAGCATATTCGAAGCTCTTAAATCTTCATTGGGTGAAGATGAACTATCATGGGAGTTGAATAAGCATCACTTCCCACCCGAAACAATAATATCCCAGAATAGCTATATTCTCTTCTGGGACCCAGTGATAGTGTATGGCAAAACTGAGGAAATCATCATTTCTATCCGTG carries:
- a CDS encoding histidine kinase yields the protein MIIRGNQIKSFSLLWIFYSMFIVAYGHTESFNKIRIEKFPQDYDSYSYEERLAWILSNTNKLTVWEREYFQKRESIDRAITLNDFNKAAKNCSSFRPFPDDFYARISCVDAFEGKKDNKQLVAEMELILEDALDYGSDNDIITTYAGLGWFQSLIGDTGEALDSYQKALSYAGSKLSSKSILIKYNIATIYIIHGDEALIQKGINLLQEVIEYSKKRSRELIISSGEKEELRRDIAMASHNIGVAYALHLNEYEEAIPLFQRAMQEEGWQFESASFGALSAAYIGNVSLAKELLDHANKAKSKHTVRKKYFACYHALTVRKWQPDRSLTDCLHLDPETSLEVLIDVNKRLLEYRDTEIEVAALRNFVTMYLDRIEPEYRNRIGRSASRLELRRLEYENRLKDEKIEFADKVKKLLYAVLIISLLLLIFLIITLKAYRVIKQQSKRLRVQSANFEKVLSHIDEGIVRIGKRLTLLPAHSQAAEKILGSDPQNLSIPSLLNHLGFSSDTVNSIFEALKSSLGEDELSWELNKHHFPPETIISQNSYILFWDPVIVYGKTEEIIISIRDASNLVNLKAQLVEKDKVIAVLNSGRDGIEYISSLDGKIKDIRSSLPRDTKLSLTTIHTLKGEARHLHLEGVQNIFHDLERSIIENSSHSSKLLEQLDQELKSLKAVLSRLSSYESSYGNSQLLKIIGPILKDSWNRLQAEGLHLISRIELHWQPLSTKELNCLKTILIHGINNGIDHGYLLKLDQLPAKTRNAIIEIQFIAKDTTRSLVIKDHGSGLDWQAIHNICAKRNMDPQNINLVELLFKDQVSTVPSDQGSKSSGHGIGTTAIYNAALDLGASLHFEEGLDRGTILKVSWQQGTTEMDSKNYLMSG
- a CDS encoding sensor histidine kinase, which gives rise to MTAGTDASTNAHLLGWLWLAGISVIYLLSRTTRYRLAAHAYVIASTVLLISVPLRNPGIFHTFVTVSFFYILSIYIVTVFNRPTNILWVLGIAVACYYLCELAEMPTLTTINAIATLLMISSLTTLLNHLRKRNFDKRLNMESQVTEQRLNIEYLKKTEASNKLMLLGEISSGIAHEIKNPLTAIAGKALVLKTRASNGKLTHDECIRHTEQILKTVELVSKIITNVQRMAHSGDQSQREVKPLQSMIQTAVEMTREKLRRYQVNLEEPKIDPSIRLNCDEVQITQVMINLISNAIDAVAALDKKWIRIEAHREDPGDHIFVRFIDSGQGIPRDIQRKIMTPFYTTKSQGEGTGMGLSFCRRIIEQHDGEFGIDTSFPNTCFYFRLAITDVKAVERQAS